The proteins below come from a single Myxosarcina sp. GI1 genomic window:
- the cobS gene encoding adenosylcobinamide-GDP ribazoletransferase, giving the protein MSKTSLELLWLQFKRLLRSLASCVIFYTIIPLPQGWIGEWQRVARWSPLVGLTVGATLGLLSLALRFGNFPNLTSSAIIVAMWVGITGGLHLDGVMDAADGLAVTDISRRLEVMKDSATGAYGAIAAVIIILLKTVALSETTLPLWLVLMLAASWARWGQVAAIACYPYLRETGTGAFHKENLRLPQDLLLGLVFILLFDGVIWWLEYLTWWQIVFLNSVSCAIALLTGYYFYWQLKGHTGDTYGAVVEWTEVFILCLLTAF; this is encoded by the coding sequence GTGTCAAAAACTTCTCTAGAGTTATTATGGCTTCAATTCAAACGATTACTTCGTTCTTTGGCAAGCTGTGTAATTTTTTATACCATAATACCTTTGCCACAGGGTTGGATTGGAGAGTGGCAGCGTGTTGCTCGTTGGTCGCCTTTAGTTGGCTTAACAGTTGGAGCAACATTGGGCTTATTATCGCTCGCTTTACGATTTGGCAATTTCCCCAATCTAACTAGCAGTGCCATTATTGTAGCGATGTGGGTAGGAATTACAGGTGGATTGCATTTAGATGGGGTAATGGATGCTGCTGATGGTCTGGCAGTTACGGATATCAGCCGTCGTTTGGAAGTAATGAAAGATAGTGCGACTGGTGCTTATGGAGCGATCGCCGCAGTAATTATTATTCTTTTAAAAACTGTCGCTTTAAGTGAAACTACGCTTCCTCTTTGGCTGGTATTAATGCTGGCTGCAAGTTGGGCGAGATGGGGACAAGTGGCAGCGATCGCTTGTTATCCTTATTTAAGAGAAACAGGAACGGGAGCGTTTCACAAAGAAAATCTGCGCCTACCACAAGATTTATTGTTGGGACTGGTATTTATCCTGTTGTTTGACGGTGTTATCTGGTGGCTGGAATATTTAACCTGGTGGCAAATTGTTTTCTTAAATTCTGTTAGTTGCGCGATCGCTTTGCTAACGGGATATTATTTTTACTGGCAGTTAAAGGGACATACTGGAGACACTTACGGTGCGGTAGTAGAGTGGACGGAAGTATTTATTTTATGTTTGTTGACCGCATTTTAA